From Streptomyces qinzhouensis, one genomic window encodes:
- a CDS encoding thymidine phosphorylase, with amino-acid sequence MDAISVIRTKRDRGELSGEQIDWVIDAYTRGTVADEQMSSLAMAILLNGMNRTEIARWTAAMIASGERMSFDSLSRPTADKHSTGGVGDKITLPLAPLVAACGAAVPQLSGRGLGHTGGTLDKLESIPGWRALLSNEEMLSVLDSTGAVICAAGDGLAPADKKLYALRDVTGTVEAIPLIASSIMSKKIAEGTGSLVLDVKVGSGAFMKNLEDARELASTMVALGTDSGVRTVALLTDMSTPLGLTAGNALEVRESVEVLAGGGPADVVELTLALAREMLTAAGLPDADPAKALADGSAMDVWRRMISAQGGDPDAELPVARERHIVTAPASGVLTRLDAYDIGLAAWRLGAGRARKEDPVQAGAGVELHAKPGDTVTAGQPLLTLHTDTPEKFDYALEPLSTAFDIAPAGTAFTQGPIVLDRIS; translated from the coding sequence ATGGACGCCATCTCCGTCATCCGCACCAAGCGCGACCGCGGCGAACTCTCCGGTGAGCAGATCGACTGGGTCATCGACGCCTACACCCGCGGTACGGTCGCCGACGAGCAGATGTCGTCGCTGGCGATGGCGATCCTGCTCAACGGCATGAACCGGACCGAGATCGCCCGCTGGACCGCGGCGATGATCGCCTCCGGCGAGCGGATGAGCTTCGACTCCCTCAGCCGCCCCACCGCCGACAAGCACTCCACCGGCGGCGTCGGCGACAAGATCACCCTCCCGCTCGCCCCGCTGGTCGCCGCCTGCGGCGCCGCCGTACCGCAGCTGTCGGGCCGCGGCCTCGGCCACACCGGCGGCACCCTCGACAAGCTGGAGTCCATCCCGGGCTGGCGGGCGCTGCTCTCCAACGAGGAGATGCTCAGCGTCCTCGACTCCACCGGCGCGGTGATCTGCGCGGCCGGCGACGGGCTCGCCCCCGCCGACAAGAAGCTGTACGCGCTGCGCGATGTCACCGGCACCGTGGAGGCGATCCCGCTGATCGCCTCCTCCATCATGTCCAAGAAGATCGCCGAGGGCACCGGCTCCCTCGTCCTCGACGTCAAGGTCGGCTCCGGCGCCTTTATGAAGAACCTGGAGGACGCCCGGGAGCTGGCGTCCACCATGGTCGCCCTCGGCACCGACAGCGGAGTCCGTACGGTCGCCCTGCTCACCGACATGTCCACCCCGCTGGGCCTGACGGCGGGCAACGCCCTGGAAGTCCGCGAGTCCGTGGAGGTCCTCGCGGGCGGCGGCCCGGCCGATGTGGTCGAACTGACCCTCGCCCTGGCCCGGGAGATGCTCACCGCCGCCGGTCTGCCCGACGCCGATCCGGCGAAGGCCCTGGCCGACGGCTCCGCGATGGACGTCTGGCGCCGGATGATCAGCGCCCAGGGCGGCGACCCGGACGCGGAGCTGCCGGTGGCCCGGGAGCGGCACATCGTCACCGCCCCCGCCTCGGGTGTCCTCACCCGCCTCGACGCCTACGACATCGGCCTCGCCGCCTGGCGCCTGGGCGCCGGCCGCGCCCGCAAGGAGGACCCGGTGCAGGCGGGTGCCGGTGTCGAGCTGCACGCCAAGCCGGGCGACACCGTCACGGCCGGGCAGCCGCTGCTGACCCTGCACACGGACACCCCGGAGAAGTTCGACTACGCGCTGGAGCCCCTGTCGACGGCGTTCGACATCGCCCCGGCGGGCACGGCCTTCACCCAGGGCCCGATCGTCCTGGACCGTATTTCCTGA
- a CDS encoding STAS domain-containing protein, whose protein sequence is MCPGTSTTTTSGDTGDPVIVRISGRVLPADVPRLCAELSAKLGDGTAGEAVCDVRELTGADLITVDAVARLHLTARRLGCRLSLRDTPAELLALLHLVGLADLATHSGPGPGAF, encoded by the coding sequence ATGTGCCCAGGCACCTCGACCACCACCACCAGCGGCGACACCGGAGACCCGGTGATCGTGCGGATCTCCGGGCGGGTGCTCCCCGCCGATGTACCGAGGCTCTGCGCCGAGCTGAGCGCGAAGCTCGGTGACGGTACGGCGGGGGAGGCGGTGTGTGATGTACGGGAGCTGACCGGCGCCGATCTGATCACGGTCGACGCCGTCGCCCGGCTCCATCTCACCGCCCGCCGCCTCGGCTGCCGGCTGAGCCTGCGCGATACCCCGGCCGAACTGCTGGCGCTGCTGCATCTGGTGGGCCTTGCCGACCTCGCGACGCACAGCGGCCCCGGCCCGGGCGCCTTCTAG
- a CDS encoding sigma-70 family RNA polymerase sigma factor: MSDLATTDKSDGEGSRGGTKALEADLERYRRELTGYCYRMLGSSFEAEDAVQDTMVRAWRSVGKFEGRSSLRSWLYRIATNVCLDMLNAGNRRARPMDLSGPTPVAQARLTAHPEATWLEPVPDGRVLPSAGDPADTAVERETIRLAFVAALQHLPPKQRAVLILREVLSWKASEVAELLGTSVASVNSALQRARATLAESPPAASDAADPLDEEQRELLERYVAAFEGYDMEALTAVLHDDATLSMPPYDLWLQGHENIVGWMLGVGSVCRGSRLVPTVANGMPAFAHYHEAEDGNGHTPWALMVMDIRDGKIAGINSFLDTARWFPLFGLPDRLEAEPADG, translated from the coding sequence ATGAGTGATCTGGCAACGACGGACAAGAGCGACGGGGAGGGCTCCCGGGGTGGGACGAAGGCCCTGGAAGCGGATCTGGAGCGGTATCGCCGGGAGTTGACCGGCTACTGCTACCGCATGCTCGGCTCCTCCTTCGAGGCGGAGGACGCGGTTCAGGACACGATGGTCCGCGCCTGGCGGAGCGTCGGGAAGTTCGAAGGACGTTCGTCGCTGCGGTCCTGGCTGTACCGCATCGCGACGAACGTCTGCCTCGACATGCTGAACGCGGGCAACCGCCGGGCCCGGCCGATGGACCTGTCGGGCCCGACGCCGGTGGCCCAGGCCCGGCTCACCGCCCACCCCGAGGCCACCTGGCTCGAGCCGGTGCCCGACGGGCGGGTGCTGCCGTCCGCCGGGGACCCGGCGGACACCGCCGTCGAGCGGGAGACCATCCGGCTGGCGTTCGTCGCCGCCCTCCAGCATCTGCCGCCGAAGCAGCGGGCCGTGCTGATCCTGCGCGAGGTGCTGTCCTGGAAGGCGTCCGAGGTCGCCGAGCTGCTCGGCACCTCGGTCGCCTCGGTGAACAGCGCGCTCCAGCGGGCCCGGGCCACGCTCGCCGAATCGCCGCCCGCCGCGTCCGACGCCGCGGACCCGCTCGACGAGGAGCAGCGCGAGCTGCTGGAGCGCTATGTCGCCGCCTTCGAGGGGTACGACATGGAGGCGCTGACCGCCGTCCTCCACGACGACGCCACGCTCTCCATGCCGCCGTACGACCTCTGGCTCCAGGGCCACGAGAACATCGTGGGCTGGATGCTGGGCGTCGGTTCGGTCTGCCGCGGCTCCCGGCTCGTGCCGACCGTGGCCAATGGAATGCCCGCCTTCGCCCACTACCACGAGGCGGAGGACGGCAACGGGCATACGCCGTGGGCGCTCATGGTCATGGACATCAGGGACGGCAAGATCGCGGGCATCAACTCCTTCCTCGACACCGCCCGCTGGTTCCCCCTCTTCGGTCTGCCCGACCGTTTGGAGGCGGAGCCCGCGGACGGCTAG
- a CDS encoding L,D-transpeptidase codes for MARTRRRAGVVLGLAGMIVPLTMVMGTGSAQAASCSTKPGPYQKQVEKFLGLKVDGKQSSADCKKILAFQKKHWITPNNGVAGPVTWRTMNTMLAQKAAGSNPNKAGSCPTNKGRIACVDLTRQLSWIQDGKKLAYGPVPIRTGRDGAETRTGLKKIYWRNINHFSSLYKVPMPYAQFFDGGQAFHSVTKPIHSPPGSAGCVNMTPAAAKKYWSMLRNGDEVFVWGKKAGT; via the coding sequence ATGGCCAGGACACGCAGGCGCGCAGGCGTCGTACTCGGGCTCGCGGGGATGATCGTTCCGCTGACGATGGTGATGGGCACCGGCAGCGCCCAGGCCGCGTCGTGCTCGACGAAGCCGGGCCCGTACCAGAAGCAGGTCGAGAAGTTCCTCGGTCTGAAGGTCGACGGAAAGCAGTCGTCGGCGGACTGCAAGAAGATCCTCGCCTTCCAGAAGAAGCACTGGATCACCCCGAACAACGGGGTCGCCGGTCCGGTCACCTGGCGGACCATGAACACGATGCTGGCGCAGAAGGCCGCCGGGTCCAACCCGAACAAGGCCGGCAGCTGCCCGACCAACAAGGGCCGGATCGCCTGTGTCGACCTGACCCGGCAGCTGAGCTGGATCCAGGACGGCAAGAAGCTGGCGTACGGTCCGGTTCCGATCCGTACCGGCCGGGACGGTGCCGAGACCCGTACCGGTCTGAAGAAGATCTACTGGCGGAACATCAACCACTTCTCCAGCCTCTACAAGGTGCCGATGCCGTACGCCCAGTTCTTCGACGGCGGGCAGGCGTTCCACTCCGTCACCAAGCCGATCCACAGCCCGCCCGGCTCCGCCGGCTGCGTCAACATGACCCCGGCCGCCGCGAAGAAGTACTGGAGCATGCTGAGGAACGGCGACGAGGTCTTCGTCTGGGGCAAGAAGGCCGGAACCTGA
- a CDS encoding MFS transporter, producing the protein MPAASTEASAPVAGALEPEAPSPLPEPLSPGQPAYRRMSLALFAAGVAAFALLYSTQALLPAVSADFGVTASAASWTVSAATGALALFVLPLSALSERFGRRTLMTVSLTVAVVLGLLVPLAPSLESLVALRALQGAALAGVPAAAMAYLAEEVRPRALIAAIGLFVAGNSIGGMSGRIVTGWAAQFGGWRVGLAAVGVLALIAAVAFRVLLPRPRRFTPAPVSPKALATTVRGHLANPLLRRLYAIGALFMTVFGAVYTMIGYRLTEEPFGLPPGVVGSVFLVYLVGTVSSGSAGKLVERLGRRGALYLAVVTTAAGLLLSLSTSLSAVLLGLVLITAGFFAGHAVASSAVSRTATTGRAQASALYQSSYYIGSSVGGTLGAIAFHSGGWAGTVALGLLAVTGVVSLTAYGSWAARVAARRGLVVATGGR; encoded by the coding sequence ATGCCTGCTGCCAGTACCGAGGCGTCCGCTCCCGTAGCGGGCGCCCTCGAACCCGAAGCCCCGTCGCCGCTCCCCGAGCCCCTCTCCCCCGGGCAGCCCGCCTACCGCCGGATGAGCCTCGCGCTCTTCGCCGCCGGTGTCGCGGCCTTCGCCCTCCTCTACTCCACGCAGGCACTGCTGCCGGCGGTATCCGCCGACTTCGGCGTGACGGCGTCGGCCGCGAGCTGGACGGTCTCGGCCGCGACCGGTGCGCTCGCCCTCTTCGTCCTGCCGCTCAGCGCGCTCTCCGAGCGCTTCGGGCGGCGCACCCTGATGACCGTCTCGCTGACGGTCGCCGTCGTCCTCGGTCTGCTGGTGCCCCTCGCGCCGAGCCTGGAGTCGCTGGTGGCGCTGCGGGCCCTGCAGGGCGCGGCGCTGGCGGGCGTGCCGGCCGCCGCGATGGCCTATCTGGCGGAGGAGGTACGGCCCCGGGCGCTGATCGCGGCGATCGGGCTGTTCGTCGCGGGCAACAGCATCGGCGGGATGAGCGGCCGGATCGTGACCGGCTGGGCGGCCCAGTTCGGCGGCTGGCGGGTCGGGCTCGCGGCGGTGGGCGTCCTGGCGCTGATCGCCGCGGTGGCCTTCCGGGTGCTGCTGCCCCGGCCGCGCCGCTTCACCCCGGCTCCGGTGAGCCCGAAGGCCCTGGCCACCACGGTCCGCGGGCATCTGGCGAACCCGCTGCTGCGGCGGCTGTACGCGATCGGCGCGCTCTTCATGACCGTGTTCGGCGCGGTCTACACGATGATCGGATACCGGCTGACGGAGGAGCCGTTCGGCCTCCCGCCGGGCGTCGTGGGCTCGGTCTTCCTGGTCTATCTGGTCGGTACGGTCTCCTCCGGATCCGCCGGGAAGCTGGTGGAGCGGCTGGGGCGGCGCGGGGCGCTGTACCTGGCGGTCGTCACCACCGCCGCCGGGCTGCTGCTGTCGCTCTCCACGTCCCTCTCGGCCGTCCTGCTGGGTCTGGTGCTGATCACGGCCGGGTTCTTCGCGGGCCACGCGGTCGCCTCGTCCGCGGTGAGCCGGACCGCGACCACGGGCCGGGCGCAGGCCTCGGCGCTCTACCAGTCCTCGTACTACATCGGCAGCAGCGTCGGCGGCACCCTGGGCGCGATCGCCTTCCACTCCGGAGGCTGGGCGGGCACGGTCGCCCTCGGACTGCTCGCGGTCACCGGGGTCGTCTCGCTGACCGCGTACGGCAGTTGGGCGGCACGGGTGGCGGCGCGACGCGGCCTGGTGGTCGCGACCGGGGGCCGCTGA
- a CDS encoding LysR family transcriptional regulator, with amino-acid sequence MVHDRSSEQWLSQGSDTDDISTLLVQLVPRLAYFAEVARHEHVTRAAQEIGVPQSTLSRAVVRLERDLGVTLFARTGRTVSLTPAGRTFLSSVERALAEVERAAESVRADADPRAGKVAFGFLHTMGSETVPGLLRAFRADHPRVRFTLVQNYGEAMLGGLRTGELDLCLTSPLPDAPDLIGRRLDEQRLRLVVPDDHRLAGRRRIRLAEAADDVFVTLEPGYGLRRITDDLCAQAGFTPKVAFEGEETETLRGLVAAGLGVALLPPPAVPRPGVVELTVTAPRAVREIGLAWLDGHPDTPPVAAFKKFLLSRRGRLIPEPDQPAS; translated from the coding sequence ATGGTGCATGACCGCAGTTCAGAGCAGTGGCTGTCACAGGGCAGTGACACAGACGACATCTCGACGCTACTGGTGCAGCTGGTGCCGAGGCTCGCGTACTTCGCGGAGGTCGCCCGCCATGAGCATGTAACCCGCGCCGCGCAGGAGATCGGCGTCCCCCAGTCGACGCTCTCGCGGGCGGTGGTCCGCCTCGAACGCGACCTGGGCGTCACCCTGTTCGCCCGTACCGGCCGTACGGTCTCCCTCACCCCCGCCGGGCGCACGTTCCTCTCCTCCGTCGAACGTGCCCTCGCCGAGGTCGAGCGGGCGGCCGAGTCGGTACGCGCCGACGCCGACCCCCGGGCGGGCAAGGTGGCCTTCGGCTTTCTGCACACCATGGGCTCCGAGACCGTCCCCGGGCTGCTGCGCGCCTTCCGCGCCGACCATCCCAGGGTGCGGTTCACCCTGGTGCAGAACTACGGGGAGGCGATGCTCGGCGGACTGCGCACCGGCGAGCTGGACCTCTGTCTGACCTCCCCGCTCCCCGACGCCCCCGACCTCATCGGCCGCCGCCTCGACGAACAGCGGCTGCGGCTGGTCGTCCCCGACGACCACCGGCTGGCGGGCCGCCGCCGGATCCGGCTCGCCGAGGCCGCGGACGATGTCTTCGTCACCCTCGAACCGGGGTACGGGCTCCGCCGGATCACCGACGATCTGTGCGCCCAGGCCGGATTCACCCCGAAGGTCGCCTTCGAGGGCGAGGAGACCGAAACCCTGCGCGGACTGGTGGCGGCGGGGCTCGGGGTGGCCCTGCTGCCGCCGCCCGCGGTACCGCGCCCCGGCGTCGTCGAACTGACGGTGACGGCGCCGCGCGCGGTCCGCGAGATCGGCCTGGCCTGGCTGGACGGCCACCCCGACACCCCGCCGGTGGCGGCGTTCAAGAAGTTCCTGCTCTCCCGCCGCGGCCGGCTGATCCCCGAACCGGACCAGCCGGCCTCCTGA
- a CDS encoding RICIN domain-containing protein: MSVRKSLVSVLASVSLAGAGALALAPPAQAAIPGIEELRNVATGFCLDSNSSGSAYTHVCNGNEYQKWLIMPGTGATYTLQSRATGLCLDSNGGSRVYTHVCNGGDYQKWTISRATPTGSYVLTNIVSSLVLDSNGSKRVYMHVPNGGDYQQWA, encoded by the coding sequence ATGTCCGTGCGAAAGAGCCTTGTTTCCGTTCTGGCGTCCGTCTCCCTGGCCGGTGCCGGAGCCCTCGCCCTGGCGCCGCCAGCCCAGGCCGCCATACCGGGCATCGAGGAGCTCAGAAACGTCGCCACCGGCTTCTGCCTGGACAGCAACTCCTCCGGATCCGCCTACACCCATGTCTGCAACGGCAACGAATACCAGAAGTGGCTGATCATGCCCGGCACGGGAGCCACCTACACCCTCCAGAGCCGGGCCACCGGCCTCTGTCTCGACAGCAACGGCGGCTCAAGGGTGTACACGCATGTCTGCAACGGCGGCGACTACCAGAAGTGGACCATCAGCCGCGCCACCCCGACCGGCAGCTATGTGCTGACGAATATCGTCAGCTCGCTGGTGCTCGACAGCAACGGCTCCAAGCGGGTCTATATGCACGTCCCCAACGGCGGCGACTACCAGCAGTGGGCCTGA
- a CDS encoding alpha/beta hydrolase gives MVLVLPDGAPESERGHSPWAHLSALPLGRALAGAGRAEGLLVLPVRYGCRGWNGARAGLASDAVWAADEVVRRYGDVPVCLVGHGLGGRAALRAAGHSAVSSVLAMAPWLPGSGAGELSESVPEPVKQLVGRRVMIVHGTNDERSCPDLSYRLAERAKKVNRDICRFEVHTDGHALRQHHAEVLALAVDFVIGSLFPQPYSRPVADALAAPPPLGLRMPLAAGFGKSLRP, from the coding sequence GTGGTGCTGGTTCTGCCCGACGGCGCCCCGGAGTCCGAGCGCGGCCACTCGCCGTGGGCGCATCTGTCGGCGCTGCCGCTGGGCCGGGCGCTGGCCGGGGCGGGGCGCGCGGAGGGGCTGTTGGTGCTGCCGGTGCGTTACGGCTGCCGGGGCTGGAACGGCGCCCGGGCGGGGCTCGCCTCGGACGCGGTCTGGGCGGCCGACGAGGTGGTACGGCGGTACGGGGACGTACCGGTGTGTCTGGTGGGGCACGGGCTCGGGGGGCGCGCGGCGCTGCGGGCGGCCGGGCACTCCGCGGTCTCCTCGGTGCTGGCGATGGCTCCCTGGCTGCCGGGGTCCGGCGCCGGTGAGCTGTCGGAGTCCGTACCGGAGCCGGTGAAGCAGCTGGTGGGACGGCGGGTGATGATCGTGCACGGAACGAACGACGAACGGTCGTGCCCGGACCTGTCCTATCGGCTCGCGGAGCGGGCGAAGAAGGTGAACCGGGACATATGCCGGTTCGAGGTGCATACGGACGGCCATGCGCTGCGGCAGCACCATGCGGAGGTGCTGGCGCTGGCGGTGGACTTCGTGATCGGGTCGCTTTTCCCGCAGCCGTATTCGCGCCCGGTGGCGGACGCGCTGGCGGCGCCTCCGCCGCTGGGGCTGCGGATGCCGCTGGCGGCGGGCTTCGGCAAGTCCCTGCGCCCTTAG
- a CDS encoding adenosine deaminase, with product MTSQTPITPTADQIRRAPKVLLHDHLDGGLRPGTIIDIARETGYTQLPETEPDKLGGWFREAADSGSLERYLETFAHTCAVMQTRDALVRVAAECAEDLAEDGVVYAEVRYAPEQHLEAGLSLEEVVEAVNEGFRQGERTARAAGRRIRVGALLTAMRHAARALEIAELANRYRDHGVAGFDIAGAEAGYPPTRHLDAFEYLKRENNHFTIHAGEGFGLPSIWQALQWCGADRLGHGVRIIDDIKVEDDGTVQLGRLAAYVRDKRIPLELCPTSNLQTGAAASYAEHPIGLLRRLHFRATVNTDNRLMSGTSMSREFELLTETFGYTLDDLQWFTVNAMKSAFIPFDERLAMINDVIKPGYAELKSEWLFRQTATTSESAPEGD from the coding sequence ATGACGAGCCAGACCCCTATCACGCCCACCGCGGACCAGATCCGCCGCGCTCCGAAGGTGCTCCTCCACGATCACCTCGACGGCGGGCTGCGTCCCGGCACGATCATCGACATCGCCCGGGAGACCGGCTACACCCAACTCCCCGAGACCGAGCCCGACAAACTCGGCGGGTGGTTCCGCGAGGCCGCCGACTCCGGGTCCCTGGAACGCTATCTGGAGACCTTCGCCCACACCTGCGCCGTGATGCAGACCCGGGACGCCCTGGTCCGGGTGGCGGCCGAATGCGCCGAGGACCTCGCCGAGGACGGGGTCGTCTACGCGGAGGTGCGCTACGCCCCCGAACAGCATCTGGAGGCCGGGCTCAGCCTCGAAGAGGTCGTCGAGGCCGTCAACGAGGGCTTCCGCCAGGGCGAGCGGACCGCCCGCGCCGCCGGGCGGCGGATCCGGGTGGGCGCCCTGCTCACCGCGATGCGGCACGCCGCCCGCGCCCTGGAGATCGCCGAACTCGCCAACCGCTACCGCGATCACGGTGTCGCCGGCTTCGACATCGCGGGCGCCGAGGCCGGTTATCCCCCCACCCGCCACCTCGACGCCTTCGAGTACCTCAAGCGGGAGAACAACCACTTCACCATCCACGCCGGCGAGGGCTTCGGGCTGCCGTCGATCTGGCAGGCCCTCCAGTGGTGCGGTGCCGACCGGCTCGGCCACGGTGTGCGGATCATCGACGACATCAAGGTCGAGGACGACGGCACGGTCCAGTTGGGCAGGCTCGCCGCGTACGTCCGTGACAAGCGGATCCCGCTGGAGCTCTGTCCGACCTCCAACCTCCAGACCGGCGCCGCCGCCTCCTACGCGGAGCACCCCATCGGGCTGCTCCGCCGGCTCCATTTCCGGGCCACCGTCAACACCGATAATCGCCTGATGTCCGGTACCAGCATGAGCCGGGAATTCGAGCTGCTGACCGAGACCTTCGGATACACGCTCGACGATCTCCAGTGGTTCACCGTCAACGCGATGAAGTCCGCGTTCATCCCTTTCGATGAACGGCTGGCGATGATCAACGACGTGATCAAGCCCGGCTATGCCGAGCTGAAATCCGAATGGCTGTTCCGGCAGACCGCCACGACCAGCGAATCCGCGCCCGAGGGCGACTGA
- a CDS encoding ATP-binding protein codes for MKQSAVKTLGAAALGVAFAAAAAGTASAQPALSDSATSLDSITGTLPVQEALTQLPTGAPESLSGAQGALTESASTLPGTLQGAGQRVLAGDIVGGDPLSGLLGGLPVGKVLPGGGLPGLS; via the coding sequence ATGAAGCAGTCCGCCGTCAAGACCCTCGGTGCCGCCGCGCTCGGCGTCGCCTTCGCCGCGGCCGCCGCGGGCACCGCCTCCGCGCAGCCCGCCCTGTCCGACTCGGCGACCTCCCTCGACAGCATCACCGGCACCCTGCCGGTCCAGGAAGCCCTGACCCAGTTGCCGACGGGTGCGCCCGAGTCCCTCAGCGGCGCGCAGGGCGCCCTCACCGAGAGCGCGAGCACCCTGCCCGGCACCCTCCAGGGCGCGGGACAGCGTGTTCTCGCCGGGGACATCGTCGGCGGCGACCCGCTCTCCGGCCTCCTCGGCGGGCTGCCGGTCGGCAAGGTCCTGCCCGGTGGTGGCCTGCCCGGTCTGAGCTGA
- a CDS encoding PspC domain-containing protein, giving the protein MSALVRPREGRMIGGVCAGLARRFGTSATTMRVIFVASCLLPGPQILVYLALWLFLPGPKASATTSW; this is encoded by the coding sequence ATGTCCGCACTGGTCCGCCCGCGAGAAGGCCGCATGATCGGCGGGGTGTGCGCGGGGCTGGCCCGGCGCTTCGGCACCTCGGCCACGACGATGCGGGTGATCTTCGTGGCGTCGTGTCTGCTGCCCGGCCCCCAGATCCTGGTCTATCTGGCGCTCTGGCTGTTCCTCCCGGGCCCGAAGGCGTCCGCCACCACGTCCTGGTGA
- a CDS encoding VanZ family protein translates to MERQGSARVRVRVAGGILLVTHLLIVGWLALRPLDVPFVAAANLEVFAGIRADLELGAAEAARRIGGGLLLLAPLGFLLPMAGGSITVSTLGSLIRTVAAGALISLGIELLQTGVAGRVMDVDSLLLNTAGVALAHLLVVPACRAGLRRRKERAAAGRPVAGPPVPAEETPQGATPKIPRVGIAP, encoded by the coding sequence GTGGAGCGTCAAGGTAGCGCCAGGGTTCGCGTTCGTGTCGCGGGAGGCATCCTCCTCGTCACGCACTTGCTGATCGTCGGCTGGCTGGCCCTCCGGCCGCTCGACGTGCCCTTCGTCGCCGCCGCGAATCTCGAGGTGTTCGCCGGGATCAGGGCGGATCTGGAGCTGGGCGCCGCCGAGGCCGCCCGCCGGATCGGCGGCGGGCTGCTGCTGCTCGCGCCGCTGGGGTTCCTGCTCCCGATGGCGGGCGGCAGCATCACCGTCTCCACCCTGGGTTCGCTGATCCGTACCGTCGCCGCCGGGGCGCTGATCTCGCTGGGCATCGAACTGCTCCAGACGGGGGTCGCGGGCCGGGTGATGGATGTGGACTCGCTGCTGCTGAACACGGCGGGGGTGGCGCTGGCTCATCTGCTGGTGGTACCGGCCTGCCGGGCCGGGCTGCGGCGCCGGAAGGAGCGGGCGGCGGCCGGCCGGCCGGTCGCCGGTCCCCCGGTACCTGCGGAGGAGACACCCCAGGGGGCGACCCCGAAGATTCCCAGGGTCGGGATCGCACCGTAG